One Electrophorus electricus isolate fEleEle1 chromosome 10, fEleEle1.pri, whole genome shotgun sequence genomic region harbors:
- the dipk1c gene encoding divergent protein kinase domain 1C — protein MRQVGRRAPGLGQAGWALRWLRARACRRGALLVALLWLLTWLFLSGLLFVHRSMFSDFCTDDKSRKILQRVCDEYQQGVLTGDLCEDLCVGGHVEYKRCLYYENGKKVMAASWRGVPIVLKSKLENFSSYEALALLEYQDTVGGAGIEEELSPLDVVFYATLEIKNSLGLEAGTNLTLPQFWSESLREREQAYSRAELASLWALLQQEEYTFLRVMQDLTDHVAKVLGSCGHFYAVEYLAAGHAWDQNIFPLEELSVSLSQSPRGKPERTLTEMDMVHRVALSFLDMVGHFENDFSHHLHLCDIKPENFAVRKDLTVAAIDVDMAFFEPKMQDILEQNCTNDNDCNFFDCISKCDTRRNKCGSKRINSNLQVICEKIFRSWFSPTLLGDKAGCPLQVELQQAVQDCAETENGEDTEHSQATWLRLQGLLTQLIQEESANQQSQKQARGPHHVHTALNF, from the exons ATGCGGCAGGTGGGACGGAGGGCCCCGGGGCTGGGCCAGGCTGGCTGGGCTCTGCGGTGGCTGAGGGCACGGGCGTGCAGGCGGGGTGCCCTGCTCGTCGCCCTGCTCTGGCTCCTCACCTGGCTCTTCCTCAGTGGCCTGCTCTTCGTGCACAGGAGCATGTTCTCTGACTTTTGCACAGACGACAAGAGCAGAAAGATCCTCCAGAGAGTG TGTGATGAATACCAGCAGGGTGTTCTAACAGGTGACCTGTGTGAAGACCTCTGCGTGGGTGGCCATGTGGAGTACAAGCGCTGCCTCTACTACGAAAACGGCAAAAAGGTCATGGCGGCCAGCTGGCGAGGCGTGCCCATCGTCCTCAAGTCCAAGCTAGAGAACTTCTCCTCCTACGAGGCCTTGGCTCTGCTGGAATATCAAGACACTGTGGGTGGCGCCGGGATCGAGGAGGAGCTCTCACCCCTAGATGTGGTCTTCTATGCCACCCTAGAGATTAAGAACTCTCTGGGTCTGGAGGCAGGGACTAACTTGACCCTCCCTCAGTTCTGGAGTGAGAGTCTAAGGGAAAGAGAGCAGGCATACTCACGGGCTGAACTGGCCTCGCTGTGGGCCCTGCTGCAGCAGGAGGAATACACCTTCCTCCGTGTAATGCAGGACCTGACGGACCATGTGGCCAAAGTGCTGGGTTCCTGTGGCCACTTTTATGCTGTCGAATACCTGGCGGCCGGCCATGCCTGGGACCAGAACATCTTCCCACTGGAGGAGCTCTCAGTGAGCCTGTCTCAAAGCCCTCGGGGCAAGCCGGAACGGACGCTGACAGAGATGGACATGGTGCACCGAGTTGCTCTTAGCTTCTTAGACATGGTGGGGCACTTTGAGAATGACTTTTCTCACCACTTACACCTCTGCGATATCAAGCCTGAGAATTTTGCCGTCAGGAAGGACTTAACG GTGGCAGCTATAGATGTGGACATGGCTTTTTTTGAGCCCAAAATGCAGGACATTCTTGAACAGAACTGCACCAATGATAATGACTGCAACTTCTTTGACTGCATCTCCAAATGTGACACAAGGAGAAACAAGTGTGGATCAAAACGTATAAATAGCAACCTTCAG GTGATCTGTGAAAAGATCTTCCGCTCCTGGTTCTCTCCCACACTGCTGGGGGATAAGGCAGGATGCCCCCTCCAGGTAGAGCTCCAGCAGGCAGTGCAGGATTGCGCAGAGACCGAGAACGGGGAGGACACAGAGCACAGCCAGGCAACGTGGTTACGGCTTCAAGGCCTTCTCACTCAGCTCATCCAGGAAGAGTCTGCCAATCAGCAGAGTCAAAAACAAGCACGCGGGCCCCATCATGTGCATACAGCACTCAACTTTTGA
- the LOC113579388 gene encoding LOW QUALITY PROTEIN: uncharacterized protein C18orf63 (The sequence of the model RefSeq protein was modified relative to this genomic sequence to represent the inferred CDS: inserted 2 bases in 1 codon; substituted 1 base at 1 genomic stop codon), whose amino-acid sequence MTGRSEQSLFFVTVPDLRRLCGVFLSCQSXAFDGDEGYLRNMQVKTCRXGLQLHTKYALEIIASPFVGSRGGIIVVMAITFFKRGMIQAYVQSHSLQLSPPQRVLPSTVQMCLSYSITARLAPNWNRAGQYLIAGKDFLSEAGKLIAVVLELSANETQLCVSVEVSTVRLPPAVLEDFDVPPLVVKKFLSNKEAVLHNTVQNNWCYILPSMKRGQIISISRKMPQECPFRSYTELQNHWMTMYGYHLPLLNEDEVVYCSVYFKLLGEKLFTYPLSCIRTQPVQCFPRVDLQGALGSFMSDLRCQFENICGFPAQMTSKPCYHTIKLTIAPSQGFGALPANLTSKITSRLVLSQLPGGCPLGMVHHSQLPLSQPGGLSSLSQTIPTRRQGYVQIPSPNLEFSHQHGIDTRQLPSAGASLMPCSSPAALTSINPSQGLSQPTPSVPKLVPIFKNKSLSRHVNVTKILAEKQQKKGNMQGQHASRPGVKRPSSFSTSSSSSAPATNPPPFSGSGLDRVSLPFVKGHKGDSGVGISFPQQPLSQTLPQAMPEIPSNRGGDVFISHPKRPKVTIQDVDVIKYAKSNQLAKINVATLQAWLRGQGVTVRSKDKKEDLMSKVMQCLCEP is encoded by the exons ATGACCGGACGAAGTGAGCAGTCTTTGTTTTTCGTCACTGTACCAGACCTGAGGAGGCTATGTGGTGTATTTCTGTCCTGTCAGAG TGCCTTTGATGGAGACGAAGGATACCTAAGAAACATGCAAGTGAAAACGTGCAGGTGAGGCCTCCAGCTTCACACCAAGTATGCACTTGAA ATTATTGCATCACCCTTTGTTGGCTCTCGAGGGGGGATCATTGTTGTAATGGCT ATAACATTTTTCAAGAGAGGCATGATACAGGCATATGTGCAGAGCCACAGTCTGCAG TTAAGTCCTCCGCAGAGGGTTCTGCCTAGCACAGTGCAGATGTGTCTGTCTTACTCCATCACTGCTAGGCTGGCCCCCAACTGGAACAGAGCAGGCCAGTACCTGATTGCAG GAAAGGACTTCCTGTCTGAGGCTGGAAAACTGATAGCTGTTG tCTTGGAGCTGAGTGCAAATGAGACTcagctgtgtgttagtgtggaaGTCAGCACTGTAAGGCTTCCCCCTGCTGTG CTGGAAGACTTTGATGTCCCTCCTCTTGTGGTGAAAAAGTTTCTCAGCAACAAAGAGGCAGTTCTCCACAACACAGTGCAAAATAACTGGTGCTATATTCTCCCAAG CATGAAGAGGGGTCAGATCATTAGCATCAGTCGAAAGATGCCTCAAGAGTGTCCATTTAGATCTTACACTGAGCTTCAAAATCACTGGATgaccatg TATGGGTATCATTTGCCCTTGCTGAATGAAGATGAGGTGGTGTACTGCAGTGTGTATTTCAAACTGCTTGGTGAGAAGCTTTTCAC ATATCCCTTGAGTTGTATCCGCACACAGCCAGTGCAATGCTTTCCGCGAGTGGACCTGCAGGGGGCACTTGGATCCTTTATGTCAGACCTGCGATGCCAGTTTGAGAATATTTGTGGCTTCCCTGCACAAATGACCAGCAAACCTTGCTACCATACTATCAAACTGACCATAGCTCCCTCTCAG GGCTTTGGTGCTCTGCCTGCTAACTTGACATCCAAAATCACCAGCAGGCTTGTACTGTCCCAACTCCCAGGAGGCTGCCCCCTGGGCATGGTGCATCATTCTCAACTGCCACTTAGTCAGCCAGGAGGTCTGAGCAGCCTCAGCCAGACAATCCCAACCAGAAGACAGGGGTACGTTCAAATCCCCAGCCCCAATTTAGAGTTCTCTCACCAGCATGGCATAGACACACGCCAGCTGCCTTCAGCAGGCGCCTCACTCATGCCGTGCTCCTCTCCTGCTGCTCTCACCTCCATCAACCCTTCACAAGGCTTGAGCCAGCCTACTCCTTCTGTACCCAAACTGGTGCCCATCTTCAAAAACAAATCTCTCAGTCGCCATGTTAATGTCACTAAGATCCtggcagagaaacagcagaagaaAGGAAACATGCAGGGCCAGCATGCATCCAGACCAGGGGTTAAAAGACCTTCCTCCTTTTCTacttcttcatcctcctctgctCCAGCCACCAATCCACCACCATTCAGTGGGTCAGGTCTCGACAGGGTGTCTCTGCCCTTCGTTAAGGGCCATAAGGGAGACAGTGGTGTCGGGATATCATTTCCACAGCAGCCACTCTCTCAAACTCTACCACAGGCTATGCCTGAGATCCCCAGCAACAGGGGG GGAGACGTGTTCATATCACACCCAAAGAGGCCCAAAGTCACCATACAGGATGTGGATGTAATAAAGTATGCAAAAAGCAACCAG CTGGCTAAGATCAACGTGGCTACTCTGCAGGCCTGGCTGAGAGGTCAAGGGGTTACTGTGCGCTCAAAGGACAAGAAGGAGGATTTAATGTCAAAGGTTATGCAGTGCTTGTGTGAACCATGA